In Solanum pennellii chromosome 7, SPENNV200, the following are encoded in one genomic region:
- the LOC107024393 gene encoding SPX and EXS domain-containing protein 5-like isoform X4 yields MDSPANSSHLRKSGSRLVVYDFGILEDAAASVFEEDTTDAKATTTIITSPLVKFNLHVLLFIIWGVTCCKISWDSVKRMSVNLRDLFLYEAFLYYNPLLLVTIMVWLWGINLWVFAQANVNFPKIFDLDQNHLSHTQIWKCATWMTIIVPTSMTAYLYLYSSGEVSLAASQPVLLYAAFAMALLCPFHIFYLSSRYFLLRTLWRIVFPLQAIAFADFFLADILTSMSKVFSDLERSVCRMVHRQVATIAWFEGDSVCGSHSVAIPIVLVLPYLFRLFQCLRQYKDTRDKTSLFNALKYSTAVPVIFVSALQYHVFPDKWVNLYRPLWLVSAVVNCLYSFYWDLTRDWDLSCFTVVFKFNKPHILSHCLYGRKWCRCTFG; encoded by the exons ATGGATTCTCCTGCCAACAGTTCACATCTGCGGAAATCAGGAAGCCGACtagttgtttatgattttg GTATACTTGAAGATGCTGCTGCTAGTGTTTTTGAAGAAGATACCACAGACGCCAAGGCCACTACAACCATAATTACATCTCCTCTTGTAAAATTTAATCTTCATGTGTTACTGTTTATCATTTGGGGTGTTACCTGTTGCAAG ATCAGCTGGGATTCAGTCAAGAGAATGAGTGTAAACCTCCGTGATCTTTTTCTGTATGAGGCTTTTCTTTATTACAATCCTTTGCTACTTGTG ACCATAATGGTTTGGCTTTGGGGCATCAACCTATGGGTTTTTGCACAGGCTAATGTTAACTTTCCTAAAATTTTTGACCTCGATCAAAATCATCTCTCTCACACACAGATTTGGAAG TGTGCTACCTGGATGACCATCATCGTGCCAACTAGCATGACAGCGTATCTCTATCTCTATTCAAGTGGAGAAGTTTCGTTGGCTGCATCTCAACCA GTGCTCCTATATGCTGCTTTCGCCATGGCTCTGCTATGTCCCtttcatattttctatttatCATCTCGCTACTTTTTGTTAAGAACACTTTGGAGGATAGTTTTCCCGCTGCAG GCAATAGCTTTTGCTGACTTCTTCCTGGCTGATATATTAACATCTATGTCAAAG GTATTTTCAGATTTGGAGCGTTCAGTTTGTAGAATGGTTCATCGACAG GTTGCTACGATTGCATGGTTTGAAGGTGATTCTGTTTGTGGCAGTCACTCAGTTGCCATTCCTATAGTTCTTGTATTGCCTTATCTATTTCGTCTATTTCAATGTCTACGGCAATACAAGGATACTAGAGATAAGACTAGCCTGTTCAATG ctttaaaATATTCAACAGCAGTACCAGTGATATTTGTGTCAGCCCTTCAGTATCACGTATTCCCTGACAAGTGGGTTAACCTTTATAGGCCTTTGTGGCTTGTCTCAGCCGTTGTGAACTGTCTCTATTCATTTTATTGGGATCTGACAAGAGATTGGGACTTAAG TTGTTTCACTGTGGTTTTCAAGTTCAACAAACCACATATTTTATCACATTGCTTATACGGACGCAAATGG TGTAGGTG